The following coding sequences are from one Coffea arabica cultivar ET-39 chromosome 11e, Coffea Arabica ET-39 HiFi, whole genome shotgun sequence window:
- the LOC113717989 gene encoding 14-3-3-like protein GF14-E yields the protein MSREENVYMAKLAEQAERYEEMVEFMEKVAKTVDSEELTVEERNLLSVAYKNVIGARRASWRIISSIEQKEESRGNEEHVTIIKDYRGKIEAELSKICDGILRLLDTHLIPAASTAESKVFYLKMKGDYHRYLAEFKTGAERKEAAENTLFAYKSAQDIALSELAPTHPIRLGLALNFSVFYYEILNSPDRACSLAKQAFDEAISELDTLGEESYKDSTLIMQLLRDNLTLWTSDVPEDAAGEIKEAPTQETGDITK from the exons ATGTCTCGTGAAGAGAATGTTTACATGGCCAAGTTGGCTGAGCAGGCTGAGAGGTATGAGGAAATGGTTGAATTCATGGAGAAAGTTGCTAAGACAGTGGACAGCGAAGAACTAACTGTCGAGGAAAGGAATCTACTTTCAGTTGCTTATAAGAATGTTATTGGAGCTAGAAGAGCTTCCTGGAGAATTATTTCCTCTATTGAGCAAAAGGAAGAGAGCCGTGGAAACGAAGAGCATGTTACAATTATCAAGGACTATAGGGGAAAGATTGAGGCTGAGCTCAGCAAGATATGTGATGGAATTTTGCGTCTTCTGGATACACATCTTATTCCTGCTGCCTCTACTGCTGAGTCTAAAGTCTTTTATCTGAAAATGAAGGGTGACTACCATAGGTACTTAGCTGAGTTCAAAACTGGGGCTGAGAGGAAAGAAGCAGCTGAAAACACTTTGTTTGCCTACAAATCTGCACAG GACATTGCCCTGTCTGAACTGGCTCCAACACACCCAATAAGACTTGGTCTTGCTCTGAACTTCTCTGTGTTCTATTATGAGATTTTGAACTCGCCTGATCGTGCTTGTTCCCTTGCCAAGCAG GCATTTGATGAAGCTATTTCTGAGTTGGATACATTAGGTGAAGAATCTTACAAAGACAGTACACTCATAATGCAACTTCTCCGCGACAATCTTACTTTGTGGACTTCTGATGTGCCG GAGGATGCCGCCGGTGAGATCAAGGAGGCTCCCACACAGGAAACAGGGGATATTACAAAGTAA
- the LOC113717988 gene encoding uncharacterized protein isoform X1, producing the protein MTDSRTSTSSSSDSSGTLPVPPPNGVQGRISADGRHALPPDVSRQWRDVFWLALFVLHLILVGFVLGVLGYNRFKTKDRLNIDKYTMGFLENQAGLTEDYWPMYALAAGVGTILGWIWLSLLGSLANGMMKIAVHFLTTYLAVISVLCFWGKQFAWGVVFAIGAALQFLYVISVIDRLPFTMLVLRRAVKMVWSLPEVMGVSCGFMLVMLLWLALWSFGVAGVVALSLGDSGRWWLLLVFSISLFWTGAVLCNIVHVIVSGMVFLVLIHGGRDVESMPSKPLVNSLQFAMTKSFGSICYGSLFTAAIRTLRWEIRGIRSKIGNNECLLCLVDFLFHLVETLVRFFNKYAYVQIAVYGKNFNHSARDAWELFQSTGVEALVAYDCSGAVLLMGTVLGGLVVGTCSGVWTRIHHPDRVIMVGSTAMLIGMILVGLAMVVIESAVTSIYICYAEDPLLIHRWDAEFFHQMSEMLHQRLQHRSASAREVLRRFDGQTQQTLAA; encoded by the exons ATGACTGACTCCCgaacttccacatcttcttcctCCGACTCCTCCGGCACCCTCCCCGTCCCTCCGCCG AATGGTGTGCAGGGTCGGATTAGTGCAGATGGCAGACATGCACTACCTCCAGATGTCTCACGCCAATGGCGGGATGTGTTTTGGTTAGCTTTGTTTGTCTTGCACTTGATTTTGGTAGGTTTTGTTCTTGGGGTACTAGGATATAATAGGTTTAAGACGAAGGATAGGCTCAACATCGATAAGTATACGATGGGATTTCTTGAGAATCAAGCAGGATTGACAGAGGATTATTGGCCAATGTATGCTTTGGCTGCTGGCGTGGGGACAATTCTCGGGTGGATCTGGTTGTCTTTATTGGGTTCACTTGCAAATGGAATGATGAAGATAGCAGTTCACTTCTTGACTACTTATCTTGCGGTTATCAGTGTGTTGTGCTTTTGGGGGAAGCAGTTTGCCTGGGGTGTTGTATTTGCCATTGGTGCAGCCTTGCAGTTCTTATATGTCATCTCTGTCATAGACAG ACTTCCATTTACCATGCTTGTTTTACGAAGAGCTGTCAAGATGGTATGGAGTCTACCTGAAGTTATGGGGGTTTCATGTGGGTTTATGCTAGTTATGCTTCTTTGGTTGGCACTGTGGTCCTTTGGAGTAGCTGGTGTTGTAGCTTTAAGCTTAGGTGACAGTGGGCGCTGGTGGCTTCTTTTG GTTTTCTCTATCAGTTTGTTCTGGACTGGAGCGGTTCTTTGTAACATCGTTCATGTTATAGTATCAGGAATGGTTTTTCTTGTTCTTATTCATGGTGGTCGAGATGTAGAATCAATGCCTTCCAAGCCACTTGTGAATTCGTTGCAGTTTGCTATGACAAAATCTTTTGGCAGCATTTGCTATGGATCACTGTTTACAGCTGCTATTCGGACATTGCGCTGGGAG ATTAGGGGAATCAGGTCAAAGATTGGAAATAACGAGTGTTTACTCTGCCTTGTGGATTTCCTGTTTCATTTGGTGGAGACTTTAGTTCGATTTTTCAACAAGTATGCTTATGTCCAG ATTGCagtttatggtaaaaacttcaatCACTCAGCTAGAGATGCCTGGGAGTTATTTCAATCAACAGGTGTCGAAGCACTTGTTGCCTACGATTGTTCTGGTGCTGTTCTACTAATGGGCACTGTCTTGGGTGGGCTCGTGGTTGGAACTTGTTCCGGAGTTTGGACAAGGATTCACCATCCAGACAGGGTGATAATGGTGGGATCTACAGCCATGTTAATAGGAATGATCTTG GTTGGATTGGCGATGGTGGTTATAGAAAGTGCTGTAACGTCCATATACATTTGTTATGCAGAAGATCCGTTGTTGATACACAGGTGGGATGCAGAATTTTTCCACCAGATGTCAGAGATGCTTCACCAACGCCTTCAACACAGGAGTGCAAGCGCAAGGGAAGTGCTGCGTAGATTCGACGGTCAAACACAGCAAACACTAGCTGCTTGA
- the LOC113717988 gene encoding uncharacterized protein isoform X2, giving the protein MTDSRTSTSSSSDSSGTLPVPPPNGVQGRISADGRHALPPDVSRQWRDVFWLALFVLHLILVGFVLGVLGYNRFKTKDRLNIDKYTMGFLENQAGLTEDYWPMYALAAGVGTILGWIWLSLLGSLANGMMKIAVHFLTTYLAVISVLCFWGKQFAWGVVFAIGAALQFLYVISVIDRLPFTMLVLRRAVKMVWSLPEVMGVSCGFMLVMLLWLALWSFGVAGVVALSLGDSGRWWLLLVFSISLFWTGAVLCNIVHVIVSGMVFLVLIHGGRDVESMPSKPLVNSLQFAMTKSFGSICYGSLFTAAIRTLRWEIRGIRSKIGNNECLLCLVDFLFHLVETLVRFFNKYAYVQIAVYGKNFNHSARDAWELFQSTGVEALVAYDCSGAVLLMGTVLGGLVVGTCSGVWTRIHHPDRVIMVGSTAMLIGMILKIRC; this is encoded by the exons ATGACTGACTCCCgaacttccacatcttcttcctCCGACTCCTCCGGCACCCTCCCCGTCCCTCCGCCG AATGGTGTGCAGGGTCGGATTAGTGCAGATGGCAGACATGCACTACCTCCAGATGTCTCACGCCAATGGCGGGATGTGTTTTGGTTAGCTTTGTTTGTCTTGCACTTGATTTTGGTAGGTTTTGTTCTTGGGGTACTAGGATATAATAGGTTTAAGACGAAGGATAGGCTCAACATCGATAAGTATACGATGGGATTTCTTGAGAATCAAGCAGGATTGACAGAGGATTATTGGCCAATGTATGCTTTGGCTGCTGGCGTGGGGACAATTCTCGGGTGGATCTGGTTGTCTTTATTGGGTTCACTTGCAAATGGAATGATGAAGATAGCAGTTCACTTCTTGACTACTTATCTTGCGGTTATCAGTGTGTTGTGCTTTTGGGGGAAGCAGTTTGCCTGGGGTGTTGTATTTGCCATTGGTGCAGCCTTGCAGTTCTTATATGTCATCTCTGTCATAGACAG ACTTCCATTTACCATGCTTGTTTTACGAAGAGCTGTCAAGATGGTATGGAGTCTACCTGAAGTTATGGGGGTTTCATGTGGGTTTATGCTAGTTATGCTTCTTTGGTTGGCACTGTGGTCCTTTGGAGTAGCTGGTGTTGTAGCTTTAAGCTTAGGTGACAGTGGGCGCTGGTGGCTTCTTTTG GTTTTCTCTATCAGTTTGTTCTGGACTGGAGCGGTTCTTTGTAACATCGTTCATGTTATAGTATCAGGAATGGTTTTTCTTGTTCTTATTCATGGTGGTCGAGATGTAGAATCAATGCCTTCCAAGCCACTTGTGAATTCGTTGCAGTTTGCTATGACAAAATCTTTTGGCAGCATTTGCTATGGATCACTGTTTACAGCTGCTATTCGGACATTGCGCTGGGAG ATTAGGGGAATCAGGTCAAAGATTGGAAATAACGAGTGTTTACTCTGCCTTGTGGATTTCCTGTTTCATTTGGTGGAGACTTTAGTTCGATTTTTCAACAAGTATGCTTATGTCCAG ATTGCagtttatggtaaaaacttcaatCACTCAGCTAGAGATGCCTGGGAGTTATTTCAATCAACAGGTGTCGAAGCACTTGTTGCCTACGATTGTTCTGGTGCTGTTCTACTAATGGGCACTGTCTTGGGTGGGCTCGTGGTTGGAACTTGTTCCGGAGTTTGGACAAGGATTCACCATCCAGACAGGGTGATAATGGTGGGATCTACAGCCATGTTAATAGGAATGATCTTG AAGATCCGTTGTTGA
- the LOC113719011 gene encoding protein ASPARTIC PROTEASE IN GUARD CELL 1-like encodes MQSLTLICHSPSLPVKENMAKTALFFFSFSLIISSIFSRTLPPSSATNVLDVTSSLQKTLDVFTVDSQATKSLENQETSFSSSSSLLSLKLHSRVGLRKASDIDYKALTLARLGRDSARVNSLQTRLDLAVHGISKADLKPMETQLDVEAMEGPVISGTSQGSGEYFSRVGIGRPPSQVYMVLDSGSDVNWVQCAPCSDCYQQADPIFQPASSSSFSRLTCEAQQCKSLDVSECRNNTCLYQVSYGDGSYTVGDFVTETITFGDSAAVNNIAIGCGHNNEGLFVGAAGLIGLGGGPLSFPSQIKAKSFSYCLVDRDSDASSTLDFDSVVPADAVTAPLLQNPKLDTFYYMDLTGISVAGELLPVPPSNFKLADNGEGGVIIDSGTAVTRLPTETYNALRDAFVKGTKNLPSTNGVALFDTCFALGSRKSVEVPTVSFHFSNGKDLSLPAKNYLIPVDSTGTFCFAFAPTSSSLSIIGNVQQQGTRVSFDIAHSLIAFSSNKC; translated from the coding sequence ATGCAGTCCCTCACTCTCATTTGTCACTCCCCTTCCCTTCCGGTGAAAGAAAATATGGCTAAAACggctcttttcttcttctcattTTCCCTtataatttcttcaattttctctcGTACACTTCCACCAAGCTCAGCAACTAATGTTCTTGATGTCACTTCGTCTCTCCAGAAAACACTCGACGTTTTTACCGTAGATTCTCAAGctacaaaatcacttgaaaatcaagaaactagCTTTTCTTCCTCATCATCTTTGCTGAGTCTGAAGCTGCATTCCCGTGTGGGACTTCGTAAAGCCTCAGATATCGACTACAAGGCACTGACACTAGCTCGACTCGGGCGTGACTCGGCCCGGGTCAACTCGCTCCAAACCCGGCTAGATCTGGCTGTACATGGGATTTCCAAGGCGGATCTGAAGCCTATGGAGACCCAATTGGACGTTGAAGCCATGGAAGGGCCTGTAATATCCGGAACGAGTCAGGGAAGCGGGGAGTACTTCAGCCGAGTCGGAATCGGTCGCCCACCGAGCCAGGTTTACATGGTACTCGACTCTGGGAGTGACGTCAACTGGGTCCAGTGTGCTCCTTGCAGCGACTGTTATCAGCAAGCCGACCCAATTTTCCAGCCGGCTTCCTCCTCTTCTTTCTCTCGTCTAACGTGCGAAGCTCAACAATGCAAATCTCTCGACGTGTCCGAATGTCGGAATAACACGTGTCTCTACCAGGTGTCTTACGGAGATGGGTCCTACACCGTCGGCGATTTCGTAACGGAGACTATTACTTTCGGCGACTCGGCAGCGGTTAACAACATAGCCATCGGCTGTGGCCACAATAACGAAGGCTTATTTGTCGGCGCTGCAGGATTAATCGGCTTAGGCGGCGGCCCGTTGTCTTTTCCTTCCCAAATCAAAGCGAAGTCGTTTTCGTACTGCCTCGTGGACCGCGATTCTGACGCCAGTTCCACTCTCGATTTTGACTCCGTTGTCCCCGCTGACGCCGTCACCGCGCCGTTACTGCAAAATCCGAAGCTCGATACCTTTTACTACATGGACTTGACGGGGATTAGCGTGGCCGGAGAGTTACTTCCGGTTCCTCCGTCAAATTTTAAGTTAGCCGACAACGGCGAGGGTGGGGTCATCATTGATTCCGGAACGGCGGTGACGAGGCTTCCAACGGAGACTTATAATGCTCTGCGTGATGCCTTTGTTAAGGGCACGAAAAACTTGCCGTCAACTAACGGAGTAGCTCTATTTGACACGTGTTTCGCTTTGGGTTCAAGGAAGAGCGTGGAGGTTCCAACGGTGTCGTTTCATTTTTCCAACGGGAAGGACCTGTCTCTACCGGCTAAGAATTACTTGATCCCGGTGGATTCAACTGGGACGTTTTGCTTTGCATTTGCTCCAACGTCGTCTTCGCTTTCCATCATCGGAAATGTGCAGCAGCAAGGGACACGTGTCAGTTTCGACATTGCCCATTCTCTCATTGCATTTTCATCCAACAAATGCTGA